From a region of the Nonlabens sp. Hel1_33_55 genome:
- the thiL gene encoding thiamine-phosphate kinase codes for MIEDKNPLRTPIEQLGEFGLIEHITQGFAIQNKGTIKAIGDDAAVIKHDHHTIVTTDMLVEGIHFDLSYVPLKHLGYKSIMVNLSDVYAMNAIATQVTVSIAISNRFPVEAVEELYEGIAMACKNYGVDLIGGDTTASTSGLIISVTALGEQEKEKVVYRSGASDGDLLVVSGDVGAAYMGLQILEREKAVFKANPNSQPDIEAYSYLIERQLKPEARKDIPKLLEELEVMPTSMIDVSDGLSSEVIHLCKQSGVGMKLYEEKIPLDPTVISSCEEFDLDSTTVALSGGEDYELLFTVKQEDFPKIKANPNLSIIGHVLPQSDGIHLVTRGGQQVAIKAMGWNSFDN; via the coding sequence ATGATTGAAGATAAAAATCCACTAAGAACACCGATTGAGCAACTGGGCGAATTCGGTTTGATAGAACATATAACGCAAGGTTTTGCTATCCAAAACAAAGGAACCATCAAGGCCATAGGCGATGATGCTGCCGTGATCAAGCACGATCACCATACGATTGTGACAACTGACATGCTGGTTGAGGGAATTCATTTTGATTTGAGTTATGTGCCTCTCAAGCATTTGGGATACAAATCAATCATGGTCAATCTGTCAGATGTGTATGCGATGAATGCCATTGCGACACAAGTCACCGTTTCCATAGCCATTTCCAACCGGTTTCCCGTAGAGGCTGTAGAAGAATTGTATGAAGGAATAGCGATGGCCTGTAAGAATTATGGGGTTGATCTTATAGGTGGTGATACGACCGCGAGTACTAGCGGCTTGATCATTTCAGTCACTGCGCTGGGCGAGCAGGAAAAAGAAAAGGTCGTTTATAGATCTGGAGCTAGCGATGGAGACTTGCTGGTGGTTTCTGGTGATGTAGGTGCGGCTTATATGGGATTGCAGATTCTGGAACGAGAAAAAGCGGTTTTCAAGGCAAACCCAAACAGTCAACCAGATATTGAAGCATATAGCTATTTGATAGAACGCCAGTTAAAGCCAGAAGCTAGAAAAGACATCCCTAAATTATTGGAAGAATTAGAAGTCATGCCAACCAGTATGATCGATGTATCTGATGGATTAAGTTCTGAAGTGATTCACTTATGTAAGCAGTCTGGAGTTGGGATGAAGTTGTATGAGGAAAAGATCCCGCTGGATCCTACGGTAATTAGTTCTTGTGAAGAATTTGATCTAGATAGTACCACAGTAGCTTTGAGCGGTGGTGAAGACTATGAATTGCTATTTACTGTAAAGCAGGAAGATTTCCCTAAAATCAAAGCAAACCCGAATTTGTCAATAATTGGTCATGTGTTGCCGCAAAGTGATGGTATACATTTAGTTACTCGCGGAGGTCAGCAGGTTGCCATAAAGGCAATGGGCTGGAATAGTTTTGATAATTAA
- a CDS encoding HesB/IscA family protein, whose protein sequence is MINVSETAKNKLTSLMSEEGYSIDKDFVRVGVKSGGCSGLSYDLTFDKATVDTDKVFEDNQVRIVVDKRSFLYLVGTTLEFSGGLNGKGFVFNNPNAQRTCGCGESFSL, encoded by the coding sequence ATGATTAATGTTTCTGAAACTGCAAAAAACAAGCTTACCTCGCTCATGAGTGAGGAAGGTTATTCTATTGATAAAGATTTTGTTAGAGTAGGCGTCAAAAGCGGCGGTTGCAGCGGTTTATCTTATGATCTTACTTTTGATAAAGCGACCGTGGATACAGACAAGGTCTTTGAAGACAATCAGGTGCGCATCGTTGTAGATAAGCGCAGCTTCCTTTATTTGGTGGGAACCACACTGGAATTCAGTGGTGGTTTGAACGGCAAGGGATTTGTTTTCAATAACCCTAATGCACAACGCACGTGCGGTTGCGGCGAGAGTTTCTCTTTGTAA
- the sufB gene encoding Fe-S cluster assembly protein SufB encodes MAKYTEEELEKELETKEYKYGFYTDIESDTIPIGLSEDVVRMISAKKNEPQWMTEWRLEAYRHFVSQHEPDWANVNYEKPDLQAISYYSAPSNKPKYDSLDEVDPELLETFKKLGISIDEQKKLAGVAVDIVMDSVSVATTFKKTLAEKGIIFCSISEAIQEHPELVKKYLGTVIPQKDNYYATLNAAVFSDGSFCYIPRGVRCPMELSTYFRINQAGTGQFERTLVVADEGSYVSYLEGCTAPSRDENQLHAACVELIALDDAEIKYSTVQNWYPGNKEGKGGVYNFVTKRAICEKNAKVSWTQVETGSAITWKYPSCILKGDNSVGEFYSIAVTNNFQQADTGTKMTHIGKNTKSTIISKGISAGKSQNSYRGLVQINSRASNARNFSQCDSLLMGNECGAHTFPYIETKNNSAKVEHEATTSKIGEDQIFYCNQRGIDTEKAIALIVNGFSKEVLNKLPMEFAVEAQKLLEISLEGSVG; translated from the coding sequence ATGGCAAAATATACTGAAGAAGAATTAGAAAAGGAACTCGAGACAAAAGAATACAAGTACGGATTCTATACAGATATTGAGTCTGATACGATTCCAATAGGCCTGAGTGAAGATGTGGTGCGCATGATCAGCGCAAAGAAAAACGAGCCCCAATGGATGACAGAATGGAGACTGGAAGCATACCGCCATTTTGTGAGCCAGCATGAGCCCGACTGGGCAAATGTGAATTACGAGAAGCCAGACCTACAGGCGATTTCATATTATTCTGCACCTAGCAACAAACCTAAATACGATAGCCTTGACGAGGTAGATCCAGAATTACTGGAGACTTTTAAAAAATTAGGTATCTCCATCGATGAGCAAAAGAAGCTTGCTGGAGTTGCCGTAGATATCGTGATGGATTCTGTATCTGTTGCCACAACTTTCAAGAAAACCCTAGCCGAAAAAGGCATCATCTTTTGCTCTATTTCTGAAGCAATTCAAGAACACCCAGAATTGGTGAAGAAATATTTGGGAACTGTAATCCCACAAAAGGATAATTACTATGCCACATTGAATGCTGCGGTATTCTCTGATGGATCATTCTGTTACATTCCTAGAGGTGTACGTTGCCCTATGGAATTAAGCACCTACTTCCGTATCAACCAGGCTGGAACCGGTCAGTTCGAGAGAACACTGGTAGTTGCAGATGAAGGAAGTTATGTTTCTTATCTGGAAGGTTGTACCGCACCATCACGTGACGAGAACCAGTTGCACGCTGCTTGTGTGGAATTGATCGCACTTGATGATGCAGAGATAAAATATTCTACCGTACAAAACTGGTATCCAGGTAACAAAGAAGGAAAAGGTGGTGTTTATAATTTTGTGACTAAACGTGCGATTTGCGAGAAAAACGCAAAAGTATCCTGGACGCAAGTAGAGACTGGTAGTGCCATCACTTGGAAATACCCTAGTTGTATCTTAAAAGGTGATAATAGTGTTGGTGAATTTTACTCAATCGCCGTAACCAACAACTTCCAACAAGCTGATACAGGAACCAAAATGACGCATATTGGTAAAAACACCAAGTCCACCATTATTTCTAAAGGAATCAGTGCGGGAAAATCCCAGAATTCCTACCGCGGCCTGGTACAAATCAACTCAAGAGCAAGCAATGCCCGTAACTTTTCACAGTGTGATAGTTTGTTGATGGGTAACGAGTGTGGAGCGCATACGTTCCCATACATAGAGACGAAGAATAACAGCGCCAAAGTAGAACACGAGGCAACCACCAGTAAAATTGGTGAAGACCAGATTTTCTATTGCAACCAGCGCGGTATCGATACAGAAAAAGCGATTGCATTGATTGTGAATGGATTTTCAAAAGAAGTCCTGAACAAGCTACCTATGGAATTTGCGGTAGAAGCTCAAAAGCTACTGGAAATAAGCCTTGAAGGATCTGTAGGATAA
- a CDS encoding N-acyl homoserine lactonase family protein gives MKNLIYLLATVLILTSCKNLEQDNNDAMSETEAQAAMQDSLAALPEVKLHIFDGGSVLAKQKVMFSEGDRYEGESIQLAAPFYVIQHPEGTLLWDTGLPEGLVGQGDVTPEGDAFTISRSEKIVDQLASVGLTPADIDMIAFSHVHFDHTGGANNFANAKWLVQDTEMDFINSDAIKGNAFYAPDSFSKLSNSQILNGDYDIFSDGSVVIKSFPGHTAGHQALYLSLKESGPTLLSGDTYHFEQNREDAVVPQFNYDIPESKTSIEEFEAFAKAKNATVIIQHDLEDFKSTVAKTPMK, from the coding sequence ATGAAAAACTTAATATACCTACTAGCGACAGTCCTAATTCTGACTTCTTGCAAAAATCTTGAGCAAGACAACAATGATGCAATGTCAGAAACTGAAGCACAGGCTGCTATGCAGGACAGTCTTGCGGCACTTCCAGAAGTGAAACTTCACATCTTTGATGGTGGTAGTGTTCTCGCAAAACAAAAAGTCATGTTTTCTGAAGGCGATCGCTATGAAGGTGAGTCTATACAACTAGCGGCTCCATTTTATGTGATTCAGCATCCAGAAGGCACATTGTTGTGGGACACTGGTCTTCCAGAAGGTCTCGTAGGTCAAGGTGATGTCACACCAGAAGGTGATGCTTTCACTATTTCACGTAGCGAGAAAATTGTAGATCAATTGGCAAGTGTTGGCTTGACTCCAGCAGATATAGATATGATCGCATTCTCTCATGTACATTTTGACCACACCGGTGGCGCGAATAACTTCGCAAATGCAAAATGGTTGGTTCAAGATACTGAAATGGATTTCATCAATAGCGACGCTATAAAAGGCAATGCATTTTATGCCCCAGATTCTTTCAGCAAGTTGAGTAATTCACAGATTTTGAATGGTGATTATGACATTTTTAGCGATGGTAGCGTCGTTATCAAATCCTTCCCTGGACATACTGCTGGACACCAGGCTTTATACTTAAGCTTAAAGGAATCAGGTCCAACACTACTATCTGGAGATACCTATCACTTTGAGCAAAACCGCGAGGACGCAGTGGTACCACAGTTCAATTATGATATTCCAGAGAGTAAGACGAGTATTGAAGAATTTGAAGCTTTCGCGAAAGCGAAAAATGCCACAGTCATTATCCAACACGACCTAGAGGATTTCAAAAGTACAGTCGCTAAAACACCAATGAAGTAA
- the sufC gene encoding Fe-S cluster assembly ATPase SufC, translating into MLKVKNLHATIDGKEILRGINLEVKAGEVHAIMGPNGSGKSTLANVIAGREEYEMSEGEISMNDEDITELDPEERAHRGVFLSFQYPVEIPGVSVTNFMKTAINETRKAQGKDEMPAKDMLKMIREKSELLEIDRKFLSRSLNEGFSGGEKKRNEIFQMAMLEPKLAILDETDSGLDIDALRIVANGVNKLRSKDNATIVITHYQRLLDHIVPDYVHVLFNGRIVKSGGKELAHQLEERGYDWIKEEVEA; encoded by the coding sequence ATGTTGAAAGTAAAAAACCTGCACGCCACTATTGACGGCAAGGAAATATTAAGAGGAATCAATCTAGAGGTAAAAGCTGGAGAAGTTCACGCGATCATGGGACCTAACGGTTCAGGAAAATCCACATTGGCAAACGTCATCGCTGGTCGTGAGGAATATGAAATGAGTGAAGGCGAGATCTCCATGAACGATGAAGATATTACAGAGCTTGATCCAGAAGAAAGAGCACATAGAGGTGTATTTCTATCCTTTCAATATCCGGTAGAGATTCCTGGTGTTAGCGTGACTAACTTCATGAAAACAGCCATCAATGAGACTCGCAAGGCTCAAGGTAAGGATGAAATGCCTGCAAAGGACATGCTTAAAATGATACGTGAGAAATCTGAATTATTAGAAATCGACCGCAAATTTTTGTCTAGATCCTTGAATGAAGGTTTTTCTGGTGGTGAGAAGAAGCGTAACGAGATCTTCCAGATGGCGATGCTAGAACCTAAACTTGCCATTCTTGATGAGACTGATTCTGGTCTTGATATCGATGCTTTGCGCATCGTAGCAAATGGCGTGAACAAATTGCGTAGCAAGGATAACGCTACCATCGTGATTACTCACTATCAGCGTTTGTTGGATCACATAGTTCCAGATTATGTACACGTTTTATTCAACGGTCGCATCGTTAAATCTGGCGGTAAGGAGTTGGCTCATCAATTGGAGGAGCGCGGTTACGACTGGATTAAAGAAGAGGTTGAAGCGTAG